attcaagttttcagCTTTCTGCAAGATTGGTTAAATAAAAGGGTCAATGAGTGGACTTTTAAGTTTTTCGCGAAAGGAGAAAAGGAAGTGATTATTAAATCAGTGGTCACGGCAttaccaaatcatgtgatgtcgGTTTATCGATTACCCAAGGCAACCGCAAAGAAATTGACAAGTGCGGTTGCACAATTCTTGTGGAGTCCAGGGGGTAGTACAAGAGGtttgcattggaaatcatgggacaaagtatgtGTTAGCAAAGAGGAAGGCGGATTGGGATTtaaagacatcactgatttcaacatggcgatgcttggtaaacagttatggAGATTGATTTAAAGCcgaatactttattttctcgagttttcaaaggtcgGTACTACAGGAATGCCTCACCCCTGGAAACGATTCGTTCCTACTCTCCGTCATATGGATGGCGGAGAATCacatctgctagatctctggtaagcaaaggactaatcaaacgggtgggatcaggatcatctatctctgtatggaatgatccatggctcccaaccactcgcccgagaccagccaaTAAAAACCAACACAACCATTATCCAGAtctcacagtggattctctcattGATCCTACTACGCAGACTTGGAATTCACAGGCACTTCGGGCTTTCGTAGACTCACAGGGTGTGAAACTTATAGAAAGCATACCACTGAGCAGAACTCAGATGGTAGATAGAGTTGGATGacatttcacaaataatgggAAATATACGGTCAAATCAGGTTATCATGTAGAGCGAGTCTACCCAGATCGGGAAAGATCACCAGTAATGTTTGGACCCACAGTAAATATATTGAAGTCATTCTGTTGAAAAATACGGTGTCcaccaaagttaaaacatttccTTTGGCAATTGGTAACACGGTGTGTCACAGTCAAGAAAAAACTGCAAGCGCGAGGGTTAACTGGTGATATATGTTGTGCAAGATGCGGTGCTAACGAGGAAtcgataaaccatgtgttttttgaatgtcccctAGCAATTCAGGTCTGGGCTCTCTCacagataccatcaaatccagctATTTTTCCAACAAAGTCTCTatttacaaatatggatcatcttttctggAGAGTTCTCCCGCAATTAGAGGATCaccagtttgcatggatactatggtatatttaGAAAGGacggaataataaagtttttagcaaTTTGGATATAGATCCTAGGGATACGCTTAAATTGGCAGAAAcggaatcaacactttgggcggTAGCGCAGATAGTAAAATAACAGAGAACGGTATCACAAGCCGATGTTATGTCTTTACCGGAGATTCCAGGTCGATGGTGTTTCACATATGGTTCTTGGAAGgaaaatgataatttttctGGACAGAGTTGGTTTAGTACTTTAGAAGGGTTTGCCGGGTTGATGGGGGTACGGAATGTTCGGACTAGTCTTTCGCCTCTCCATGCAGAGATGGAAGCACTactctgggcaatggaatgtatgaggaatttacgtcaatttcaggtcaCGTTTgctacggattgttctcaattggtgaagatggtttcggaaccagaagaatggccagcgtttgcaagttatttggaagatattaaaGTCCGGAAATAAAGTTTCTTCCAATTAGAGATCGTTCATGTACCACGAACGCAAAATTCAAAGGCGGACAGCCTAGCACACAGTGCCAGAAAGCAAccgtcttttgtcgttcacatggatcaatatactccgatttggtttacagagtctgtatgagtctgtataagttgatgacaattaaaaaaaatatatatcaaataaaattatcaaataaaattgtttattatttaaaacttaagttaaaaaatacatgtaaatttaattttgataataagatgttaaatataaaataattttaattttttaaagaaagtatatattatttctctaataattaaGTAGAAATCcaataagatatatttataataagaagaaacaaaaatacatGTGGTGgattaaaacaattaattttatagaaaaaatgtaaacaacaaaattattggatttgaaaaaaataatataaacatttaatatatataaaacttctAAACTatgaaaactaatttaaaatctGAACATTGTGTAAATTTAATTGTATTAAAAGTTTggaatagaaaatataaatcatcAACCCCTAAAACAATGgcaatttgtttattttattttctttgtaaatAGAAAATTATGAATATCCAAAtcgaatattttcaatatatgaaTTGAGCCcatttataaaatgtatatatgaaCTTATGGGCCTAGGAGGGTAAAGTTCAAAATGGATTGGCCTACGACACTCATCTCACGAAGAATCTGTAATCTTTTGATTTTCTTCGTCCACAAAAACTCCTCCCTGGATTTGGATAATCAACACTCGGCGATGAAACACGGCGGCAAAGACCACCACAGACGCCGAAACCGAGGAGCcttatcctcttcttcttcttccccaccAAAGACCCGACCTTCAGGGTCACCCAGCCGGACTTCCGGCGAACCCCGCGGAGGAAAGGTTGCGACTTCGGCCACTTTACTCGACCGCGAGGAGACGGGTCTCTTTCCCGGGTCGGGTTACGACGACCCGAATCCGGAGCCGAGGAGCTTCCCTTACAGCGTGAAGCAGCAATGCTGGGAGAAAGCAGAGAAGATTAAAGGAAGAGATCCTGAGCGTTGGAGGAGAGATCCTTTAGGGAACATTGTGTTTAGGAAGCTCGTGGGTTGTCCTGGATGCTTGTGTCATGATTATGACCACATTGTTCCTTACTCCAAGGTTTTGTCTTTCTCTTCTGTGTCTATCTATTACTCTCACTTCATGAGACTTAGGAACCTGGTGGCTGAAATGTGATTAATCATTTGTGAGATTTAGCTTTTGAGTTTTGAGGTTTTCAGTAAGTTAAATGGTTTTGTAAACTGTGAGATAAGGGCAATGGGTTCTTCTCTTGTGCTCTTATGTTGATATATAATCCTGGTTATCTAGGCGGAAAAGATCATACTTCGATCGTAGACATTATTCACCAAGTAAGCTGAAGAATGAGATGTACCCATAAGAATTAAGGACAAGCATTTGATGAGAGTTCTTGTACCTAAAAGTTTGCTGTATTTCACATTTATATTTGAATCTATGGTGAAATTGTTGCAGTTTCAGGCCTCTCTTAGAACTATTAGAGATAACGTAACACAAACAGTTGagatttatttgaattttaatgATGGCTCTATCCATCTTTCCCTGAAACTCATAATAttaactgaatatatatatatatagtatggtATGCTGCCATCTGCATGTTTATGTTTCTTCTAAAGTATATGAAGACTTTCTTTTTCAATGTTAAATAGGGTGGCAAGAGCACTCTAGACAACTGCCAGGTTCTGCAGGTACACAGCTTACCTTTTTAATACCTACTATTCTCTCTTTTCGACTTGCTtataaacccaaaccaagatTCAAACCAATATAAGACTTTTAGGCTTTTAGCTTATGTCTTCTCCTGATTGAAACCAGTTGGACAACTGATTGTGGAGTTGAGATGTTTCACATTTCTATGTTTGCAGGCAAAGGTAAACCGATCAAAGGGAAATAAAACCGATATTTCTAGAGCCGAGCTTGTACAGAGGAGTTCCTACTGCCGAGTTGCTGGTAATCCTTCTCACTCTCTTCTCTGTAAAAACAAACTATTTATTAGATGAGTTTTGATCCTAAACTGTTCTTTGCGGAAATTTTATTTAGGACGGGATATGGATCTCATTGAGCTAACAGCTTATGGGAATGTACAACGTGCGCCTGAGTCCAGTGGATGCAGGATGCAATGATATGTATTCGCTTATCTTTGCCtacttttttttatcgtaaagatGTATTGGTTGAAAGAAAATGAAGAGATTTATCAGTATTTTACTTGGACAAGACTCCGTAAGACACAAATTGTTGCTACATTCCATGATCTAACAATATTCAAAAAGAAATGTTAAAAGTAGCTTTGTTTCTTCATGGATTCTTTTAAGGGAGAggcttttattagttttttattcTTCTAGTGACATTACTTTTTCTTTCCTCCTTTTCATGTAAGTACAAAATAAATTCGACTTTGcaagagtatttttttttccgaattaatagaaaacaaacaagtgttaattttaaactaaactTTCATAGAAAACGATAAGTTAAGTTATTTATTTACAACATGTCACTTTTACCTGAAACattaaataaagaaagaatACAAAAGTCTAAGAAACGACTATTCTTTTTATCActtttttgtttatctttttgaGTCGTGTCTTAGAGAGTCTGAAGTTGTTTACACGTGTCAGCATCGTAGGAGATACCTTCCTTTGTGGAAAGtcttctttttttatgtttctttgtggaaatctaCACATAAGAAAAGTTTTTCTAGGCTCTCCTTCATCTCTCGCTTGATTACTAACTAAATGACTAGTAGGTAAATAGTTAATTCTGTAGTTAGAAAAATGATAAGAGATAATGGTAACGCtttcattaaaactataaatgaGGGTAAATATTAAGTAATGACATTCTTTTTTCAAATAGAATTAagcaatgaattttttttttattcaaatggATAATCAATGACATTTTTTCAAATAGAATTAAATTAAGCAATACAATTCTTTTTATAAGTAATGAAATTCTTTTTTTGAACGGATACGTATAGGTCGTGACTGGTAATTGTGGAATAAAttggagaaaatttaaaaaacaaaaaagagtgGAAAAAGTAATATGGGATAAAGAAGAAAGTGGAATAaatagaagaaagaaagaaattgaATAAGTTTTACTCACGTATATATTTTCCTCCACTTCAACAGTAATAGGAtggaataaataaaataatgttgaTTGCTAGATTAAGAGAGTAAATAGGAGTAATTACATTTTCTGttcatatatttactttaaaagTTACCTACAGTCAAAGTCTTAGTGATCAGTTTTGGACTTTTTCAGTGGAGGGTTGACTCCCACTAATTCATGGTGTGATTTTACTTTGCGCATCAAAAGTCAATACTAAATCATAGGTTTCCCAATGAAACCACCCTATTGCAGTATTGCTCATGTGTGAATAAACATATATACactaatggttttttttttttttttttttttttgtaatccagGGTTCCCGCTTCGCGGGTCAATCTCTGGGTCCGGTCAGGCAGCAGGCCAGCTTCACCCGGGAAGTTTTTCCCTGAACCCGAAGGTCCAGTACCCGCTTCAGTGTCCAGATGAGGCAGGGTAGTTTCCGTATGGAGGGGATCGAACCCGGATGATGGTTGCCACCACAGGCCAGTCCTTCCAATTGGACTACCTCGTCCGGACTACACTAATGGTTTGTCTCAAGATTTTCTTGTAATTGTTCTCCCTGAGTGCTTTATCACTTTAGCCCAAGAACCATGCATCACACtgagaaaaaattataaaaccattCATGTGGTAATAGGGACGACACTACTatgtaagatatatatatatcatggtTAACTATAGTGGTACAACTAAATCACCAGGCTACAACTAAAACACCAAGCTACACAACAaggacatttttttttttttttttttttacaaaacttaTTATGTTGATTACAGAGTCGAATAGTACGATGCtttgattttatcttttaatcAGTTTCTTTGATCAAAATTATATAAGCTCGTGATTATAAATCTACAGTATATCATAGTAATCAAATAATGCGTTTTGTTTATATGCTTGTAAAGAAACCAAGAGGTATCATATCttcgttttcttttgttttcacaAAATTTATCATACTATATTAAGGTTTGTTAGCCAATCAAAATGGTTATTTAAGGAGACCAGTAGTAGCCAATCAAAATGGTTATTTAACATCTAGATGATTAAAGCCTTGATTGTTTGTGGTTCTTAAAATGAGTTttaggttttaaattttattttttagttccTGATTTTTTAGCTATTGATGTAGATTttaacttttcaaaaaaaaactgaatggtagtttttttagtttggcttttatatataataaaaaaaataataataataattttataaacgttttatacatttaaatttaatatgtttgtaattacatgttttaaatcactaaattaaATTTCTATCATTTTAATGAATTGCATCTAATTTATGGGGATAATTAAGAAAATACcctattcataattttatattttcaaaattcatattttaaaattaccctttattatatgtaataagatatttttataatgatcCTAATAAGAAATTACATACTTtgattacaaatttaaatctaaaatattattaatattagtattataatttattgagataataaatatatatttgagataaatataaaatttatttcaatagtataaaataagaaatatataaattttataaaatattagtttattattagaaaataatataattttataaaccatATCTACAAAGAAGGTTATATAAATTGCTATtagtatttaaaatatctaaaattaaatataccgTTAAAAGCTGATGAAATAGCAgtattttaaaaaggaaaaattaaatattgagaaaaactaacataatattttctgaaaaacctaataaaagtgacttttttctttgaaaattgaaaaagtgTCGAAAAACCAGTTTACCTAGATTATAGGAAAtctattttctcaaaatattgaATGGCTAAAAACtgatttttgaaaaacaaaaaacaaaaaacaaaaacaactacAAAATACGTAaacaatcaacaaaaaaaaatgatcaaaaagcTCAGACAACTAGTTAAGCCTTtagtttacatttttattaaattaattaagaattttttttatttaaaatacttcCACTTTAAAACCAAATAGAAATACATGGAAAAGGAGAATATTTCTCTTTGGTTCTATTCATAAATGGCCTTAACATCTTAACGACATTGTTGTCTCATATTTGAAACCATTTGCTAAAAGCAAATACATTAGAATTTTCCAAACCATCCTTAATTATTAGCTTTGTATGCAGTCTAAGAAAGTAATTGTctattattgtttatatagaTACAAATTTACCAGTTTGATTCGTAGAGTACGTAATTCTGTTTATATCGGTGACAAAAAAGAATCTTTAACTTATTAGCAAAAGGGGCTGGTCCAATATGTGTGTGTATCAACGCGTTTGGCAATAGTCAATGTTTTGTTGGGTGccaaattttatgtttctccAAGATTTTGAAAATGCTTTCCGGTGAagtaaaaaaagaaggaaaatccGAATtcctaaaatttatttaaaaaaatattcttaatgCAAGGTAGGGAAAAACATGAAAAGGGAACACAATTGCTTTGCCGCAAAACGCAAAAAGGCAGAAAAGAAAAGTATTattcaaaaaggaaaaaaacaactTGACATACTTTTTACTTGTAAGAATGATAATTATGTTGCCGTTATAAGAAAAAGACTGATAATAATATTGTGTCACAGTATTTTAGTAGTACATAGAAAATATGTGGCTTAAAATTATTTTGGCAGTCTGAAATATCTAAGTTGCTTTCGAAGGCACAgaccaaataataaataaaacgaaAAAACATTATCGTGACCCATCCTTTTCAGTATcaatatccaaaatataaaattatttaaaagggagaatgcaaataaaaataacttttccACTTTCCAGCACATTAATTCTGATTGTCTTTACGTTGAATGGCACATGTTCATCTAAA
The window above is part of the Brassica napus cultivar Da-Ae chromosome C3, Da-Ae, whole genome shotgun sequence genome. Proteins encoded here:
- the LOC106435358 gene encoding uncharacterized protein LOC106435358, producing MDWPTTLISRRICNLLIFFVHKNSSLDLDNQHSAMKHGGKDHHRRRNRGALSSSSSSPPKTRPSGSPSRTSGEPRGGKVATSATLLDREETGLFPGSGYDDPNPEPRSFPYSVKQQCWEKAEKIKGRDPERWRRDPLGNIVFRKLVGCPGCLCHDYDHIVPYSKGGKSTLDNCQVLQAKVNRSKGNKTDISRAELVQRSSYCRVAGRDMDLIELTAYGNVQRAPESSGCRMQ